The following proteins are encoded in a genomic region of Nonomuraea muscovyensis:
- a CDS encoding class I SAM-dependent methyltransferase, giving the protein MIGAHQWCLNGVEIPFLDARVHPHYGVFSPVRGEYIDLVAHAPLRRSGRTAFDLGTGTGVLAAVLAHRGVDRITATDISPRALDCARDNVRQLGLAARIEVTGPCLFPEGRADLIVCNPPWIPARPTSALEHGVYDPDSTMLHGFLNGLAAHLRPGGEGWLILSDLAEHLGLRPRHQLLTLIETAGLRVVGKIDTGPRHPRATDTGDVLHTARAAEVTSLWRLTST; this is encoded by the coding sequence GTGATCGGGGCACACCAGTGGTGCCTCAACGGCGTTGAAATACCCTTCCTCGACGCTCGCGTGCATCCCCACTACGGCGTCTTCTCCCCTGTCAGAGGGGAGTACATCGACCTGGTCGCCCATGCTCCACTTCGTCGCAGCGGCCGCACCGCGTTCGACCTCGGCACGGGGACCGGAGTACTCGCCGCCGTCCTGGCTCATCGAGGGGTCGATCGCATCACCGCCACCGACATCAGCCCACGCGCGCTGGACTGCGCCCGCGACAACGTCCGTCAGCTGGGCCTCGCTGCCCGAATCGAGGTCACGGGCCCCTGCCTCTTCCCCGAAGGTCGCGCCGACCTCATCGTCTGCAACCCACCCTGGATTCCCGCCCGGCCGACCTCAGCCCTCGAACACGGCGTCTACGATCCGGACAGCACCATGCTTCACGGCTTCCTGAACGGGCTCGCCGCTCACCTTCGACCAGGTGGCGAAGGATGGCTCATTCTGTCCGACCTGGCCGAGCACCTCGGACTCAGGCCGCGCCACCAGTTGCTGACCCTGATCGAGACAGCGGGCCTTCGTGTGGTGGGCAAGATCGACACCGGGCCGCGACACCCACGGGCCACGGACACCGGGGATGTCCTCCACACGGCCCGCGCCGCGGAAGTCACGTCGCTGTGGCGGCTGACCAGCACGTGA
- the clpX gene encoding ATP-dependent Clp protease ATP-binding subunit ClpX, with protein MARTGGGDLLRCRFCGKDQQQVRKLIAGPGRICICDECVGLCNELIAEELAAAEPAPRPVPTPREIHAFLDQYVIGQDHAKKALSVAVYNHYKRIAAPREAGAVELGKSNILLAGPTGSGKTYLARTLARLLDVPFAIADATALTEAGYVGEDVENILLKLIQAADGDIGKAETGIVYIDEIDKIARKGDNPSITRDVSGEGVQQALLKILEGTVAHVPPQGGRKHPQQDLLQIDTTGVLFIVGGAFAGLERIVEQRTARRGAGFGATPRTPRDDALDGVMPGDLLAYGLIPELVGRLPVVTALQPLDRAALVRILTEPRNALTRQYQRLLELDGVELEFAEDAVGAIADQALLRRTGARAARAILEEVLLNVMYEVPSRDDVARVVITRDTVLDNVNPTLVPRGRPGDEPHHREKTA; from the coding sequence GTGGCACGCACAGGCGGCGGCGACCTGCTGAGGTGCAGGTTCTGCGGCAAGGACCAGCAGCAGGTCCGCAAGCTCATCGCCGGGCCGGGCCGGATCTGCATCTGCGACGAGTGCGTGGGGCTGTGCAACGAGCTGATCGCCGAGGAGCTCGCGGCCGCCGAGCCCGCCCCGCGGCCGGTGCCCACGCCGCGCGAGATCCACGCCTTCCTCGACCAGTACGTCATCGGCCAGGACCACGCCAAGAAGGCCCTGTCGGTCGCGGTCTACAACCACTACAAGCGCATCGCCGCACCGCGCGAGGCCGGCGCGGTCGAGCTGGGCAAGTCCAACATCCTGCTGGCCGGCCCCACCGGCTCCGGCAAGACCTACCTGGCGCGGACGCTCGCCCGGCTGCTCGACGTGCCGTTCGCGATCGCCGACGCCACCGCCCTGACCGAGGCCGGCTATGTCGGCGAGGACGTCGAGAACATCCTGCTCAAGCTCATCCAGGCCGCCGACGGCGACATAGGCAAGGCCGAGACCGGCATCGTCTACATCGACGAGATCGACAAGATCGCCCGCAAGGGCGACAACCCGTCGATCACCCGTGACGTCTCCGGCGAGGGCGTCCAGCAGGCGCTGCTGAAGATCTTGGAGGGCACGGTGGCGCACGTGCCGCCGCAGGGTGGCCGCAAGCACCCCCAGCAGGACCTCCTGCAGATCGACACCACCGGCGTCCTGTTCATCGTCGGCGGCGCGTTCGCCGGTCTGGAACGGATCGTCGAGCAGCGCACCGCCCGCCGGGGCGCCGGGTTCGGCGCGACGCCGCGCACCCCGCGGGACGACGCGCTGGACGGGGTCATGCCGGGCGACCTGCTGGCCTACGGGCTCATCCCGGAGCTCGTCGGCCGCCTGCCTGTCGTGACGGCGCTCCAGCCGCTGGACCGGGCGGCGTTGGTGCGCATCCTCACCGAGCCGCGCAACGCCCTGACCAGGCAGTACCAGCGGTTGCTGGAGCTCGACGGGGTGGAGCTGGAGTTCGCCGAGGACGCCGTCGGCGCGATCGCCGACCAGGCGCTGCTGCGCCGCACCGGCGCCCGCGCCGCCCGCGCGATCCTCGAGGAGGTGCTGCTCAACGTCATGTACGAGGTGCCGAGCCGCGACGACGTGGCCCGTGTCGTGATCACCCGCGACACCGTGCTCGACAACGTCAACCCCACCCTGGTGCCACGCGGCCGGCCCGGCGACGAGCCGCACCATCGGGAGAAGACCGCATGA
- a CDS encoding helix-turn-helix domain-containing protein: MGRLTRAEQQQRTRARVLAAAREEFAEHGFDAARVDGIAERAELTRGAVYSNFPGKRALYFAVLAELADASGGLLGDSFGSPSGGRFDEAFTGAGRTVRDALAAFARAWVARLPLATDDRHDDARLGRDLMPVIVSDELTRRPFAQLVRLDALLLALALENLAPHGPAASYGPGDVAAGGRMVRVAQAALTMLHGASRLAAAAPGFAEPFDVVTACGRLADLDLDDAWHAPTAVTPALPADEAWDPPPALDAARGAPALLTGDGVVAVLGLHRLAAAEEAVRATPPGTRVTAVLVTGQADELAPLARLAVAGLRHCLRQAVPPAAWPRLQVVHDPSGVLAAAAGVPAVSDGTEVAVRVAGGRIVARADGLGACHAAATATGIDAGRAECQVVANDGSAIGPE; the protein is encoded by the coding sequence ATGGGCCGGCTCACCAGGGCGGAGCAGCAGCAGCGCACCAGGGCCCGGGTGCTGGCCGCCGCCCGCGAGGAGTTCGCCGAGCACGGCTTCGACGCGGCCCGGGTCGACGGCATCGCCGAGCGCGCCGAGCTGACCCGCGGCGCCGTCTACTCGAACTTCCCCGGCAAGCGCGCCCTCTACTTCGCCGTCCTGGCCGAACTCGCCGACGCCTCCGGCGGCCTCCTCGGCGACTCCTTCGGCAGCCCCTCCGGCGGGCGTTTCGACGAGGCGTTCACGGGGGCGGGCCGCACCGTGCGCGACGCGCTGGCCGCGTTCGCCCGCGCCTGGGTCGCCCGGCTGCCGCTGGCCACCGACGACCGCCACGACGACGCCCGGCTCGGCAGGGACCTGATGCCCGTCATCGTCTCCGACGAACTGACCCGGCGCCCGTTCGCCCAGCTCGTCCGGCTCGACGCGCTGCTGCTCGCCCTCGCCCTGGAAAACCTCGCCCCGCACGGGCCCGCCGCCTCGTACGGGCCCGGAGACGTGGCGGCAGGGGGGCGGATGGTGCGGGTCGCGCAGGCGGCGCTCACCATGCTGCACGGCGCGAGCCGGTTGGCCGCCGCCGCGCCCGGCTTCGCCGAGCCGTTCGACGTCGTCACCGCCTGCGGCCGGCTCGCCGACCTCGACCTGGACGACGCCTGGCACGCACCCACCGCCGTCACCCCCGCCCTGCCCGCCGACGAGGCGTGGGACCCGCCCCCCGCGCTGGACGCGGCGCGCGGCGCGCCCGCGCTGCTCACCGGTGACGGCGTGGTGGCGGTCCTCGGGCTGCACCGCCTCGCCGCCGCCGAGGAAGCCGTACGCGCGACGCCGCCCGGCACGCGTGTCACCGCCGTCCTGGTCACCGGGCAGGCGGACGAGCTGGCGCCGCTGGCCCGGCTGGCGGTCGCGGGCCTGCGCCACTGCCTGCGCCAGGCCGTCCCCCCGGCGGCCTGGCCGCGCCTGCAGGTGGTGCACGACCCCTCGGGCGTCCTGGCGGCGGCCGCAGGCGTGCCGGCCGTCAGCGACGGCACGGAGGTGGCCGTCCGCGTCGCGGGCGGCCGGATCGTCGCCCGCGCCGACGGCCTCGGCGCCTGCCACGCCGCCGCGACGGCCACCGGGATCGACGCCGGACGTGCCGAATGTCAGGTGGTTGCGAACGACGGAAGCGCTATCGGTCCGGAATGA